In one Nicotiana tomentosiformis chromosome 6, ASM39032v3, whole genome shotgun sequence genomic region, the following are encoded:
- the LOC104111385 gene encoding large ribosomal subunit protein uL29c-like: protein MMSLSIASPCGATFIPKINLSKSSFHGIRIAQASPARALSASTIRTTHSCSSLMVKMAKREEELKEIRTKTTEELQEEIVDLKGELFMLRLQRSARNEFKSSEFLRMRKRIARMLTVKRERELEEGINKRISRKLDRKWKKSIIPRPPPSLKKLQEEEAAAEAKESA, encoded by the exons ATGATGAGCCTCTCCATAGCCTCGCCTTGTGGTGCTACCTTCATTCCGAAAATTAACCTCTCCAAGTCCTCCTTCCAtggcattcgaattgctcaagccTCTCCGGCGCGTGCACTAAGCGCGTCCACAATCAGGACCACTCACTCTTGTTCGTCTTTGATGGTGAAAATGGCAAAGAGGGAAGAGGAATTGAAGGAAATTAGAACTAAAACTACTGAAGAGCTTCAGGAAGAGATTGTAGACCTCAAAGGAGAGCTCTTCATGCTTCGTCTTCAGAGGTCGGCCAGAAATGAGTTTAAGTCCAGCGAGTTTCTTCGAATGCGCAAAAGG ATTGCTAGGATGCTTACGGTTAAACGGGAGAGAGAGCTTGAAGAAGGGATTAACAAGAGGATATCCAGGAAGCTTGACCGGAAATGGAAGAAAAGCATTATCCCTAGACCACCCCCCTCTTTGAAGAAGCTACAAGAGGAGGAGGCAGCAGCAGAAGCTAAGGAATCTGCCTGA
- the LOC104111386 gene encoding protein VACUOLELESS GAMETOPHYTES-like — MGRVKLNNDPTPILRHFSHPHELELCTQLQDLSPCSGCRLPPLGQMYICNPCNFTLHLSCAKFPQLITHPSHPNHPLNLLPTSKYPGGRFNCDACNHRGDGFSYHCGNCEFDLHVICATRPLKITHQLHQCLLELTFKNPYTGTKGFSCDVCRKIGTKQWLYRCPACEFDVHLDCSTAAPIQVVQAPASQLTALQHHHSFPGATNQFQQPTMGTQAMPNQYMQAPLGVGQVRPNQLFHSASTSAIPQQQFQQVPIMQGQVRPNQYMQPPGANNGFGNGLVNAAIQGLVEGAAQQVGQTFMQGIIGGGNNGDGNEGSSILGSIFGDSSDTQY; from the coding sequence ATGGGAAGGGTGAAATTGAACAATGATCCAACTCCAATCCTCAGACACTTCAGTCATCCACATGAATTAGAGCTATGCACCCAACTCCAAGATCTAAGCCCTTGTTCAGGATGCAGACTTCCACCATTAGGCCAAATGTACATATGCAACCCTTGCAACTTTACTCTTCATTTGAGCTGTGCTAAATTCCCACAGTTGATTACTCACCCCTCACATCCCAACCACCCTCTTAACCTCCTCCCCACGTCCAAGTACCCCGGCGGCAGATTCAACTGTGATGCCTGCAACCATCGTGGAGACGGATTCAGCTACCACTGTGGTAACTGTGAGTTTGATCTTCATGTGATCTGTGCAACTAGACCACTCAAAATCACACACCAATTGCACCAATGCTTGCTGGAACTCaccttcaaaaatccttatactgGTACCAAAGGCTTCTCTTGTGATGTATGCCGCAAGATTGGAACAAAGCAGTGGCTTTATAGATGCCCCGCTTGTGAGTTTGATGTTCATTTAGATTGTTCAACTGCTGCCCCTATACAGGTAGTTCAAGCACCCGCTTCACAGCTAACTGCCCTCCAGCACCACCATTCATTCCCGGGAGCGACTAACCAATTCCAGCAGCCAACTATGGGTACACAAGCAATGCCAAATCAATATATGCAGGCTCCTTTGGGTGTAGGCCAAGTGAGGCCAAACCAGTTGTTTCATAGTGCTAGTACAAGTGCAATTCCCCAGCAACAGTTCCAGCAGGTTCCTATAATGCAAGGACAAGTAAGGCCAAACCAGTATATGCAGCCTCCAGGGGCAAACAATGGTTTCGGGAATGGTTTGGTGAATGCAGCAATTCAAGGACTTGTAGAAGGTGCAGCTCAGCAAGTTGGTCAAACTTTCATGCAGGGAATCATAGGCGGCGGTAATAATGGTGATGGAAATGAGGGATCTTCAATCCTGGGAAGCATTTTTGGTGACTCGTCCGACACACAATACTAG